The Vicia villosa cultivar HV-30 ecotype Madison, WI unplaced genomic scaffold, Vvil1.0 ctg.000163F_1_1, whole genome shotgun sequence DNA window tagtctacgtgactttactagaggtgagttaccacattatgcattagcctacatagccgcataaccccaccataccgagcacgcaagtgtgttaacggcaagtgagtagaaccccgtacggaaactcacgagcacactgcaacggtagctcagatgcacaccatatcgaacaatacacatgaacgggttattccattggactacacggtccgggagggctcatagactacatagtcggagcagcgtcccaatctagccttccggccacttcgattcaagcatacaaaaatatgacgtaatgtcaaggtcacaaacaaagcaatcaatccaatcgtttagccaaaacgacggtgtccacaggttccatgtatcatacataatggcataacattttCAAACATGGATATACTATTCATAGTAACAATAGGCATTCTATTCAATGCAtgacataataattattaatcaattgGTAAAAACATAAGCTCccatactaattcattgattcactaagtgAGGTTCCACTATGGTTAAATCAAATATTcaggtttggggaccaattttattagaaagtacacgtcgctagctttccaacgatataaagtttgcgcaattccgatacccgagccgaaagttacgaatttccgaagtttgctgatttttgcacttttgcccagggtaaccggttacccagaagccagtaaccggttactggcatgcAAAATGCCCAGTAACGCAATTTTatacagagtaaccggttacccaaatgccagtaaccgattaccctgaagcagaacCAATTTTCTGCATTTCTAAGGGTTCTAAACCTAATACAACTTCAATCCAAACACCTCTAACATCTCAATATTATATCAAGTCAAATTCTAAACCAAATCCAAACATCTCAATGTTCTAAAGGAGTCCAAATCATGTAATATCAGCTATTAGTAGTAATTAATATGGAACACAAACCTACTATCAACATGCAATATAGCTTTATCATCAAGAACTCATATCACCAACTAGTCTAACATGCATCAAGTTTATCTCACCATAACCCCATTACATGCAACACCCCcaagtcactatctaaggactcaccttggattaataGAGGTTGAGATGGTGCTCTTGCTACTATTGCATCTCCCTCTTGCTCAAACTTCCATCTCCATTAGCAAGAAATTCGTAGCTCACCTTCATACACATTCAGCATTGACcacccaacttcaaactcgtttttctccttcaaaacagaagctataaatgcgaaccataggtgcaaatcgaagagaaattcattatctttccaatgggaccagaatcgttatgatcggagttacgagttgagagttatacctgatttagtggagctgtaccaaGTGTTGCGAAAATAgaaacttgaagatgagttcTCCCTTCCTTCTCTTTGCTTCAATGGCTATTCCTTTCTCCTTTCTCCCAAAAATATGATTTATGAAGCACTATCAATCCAAACAAGCCTTAAGTTCACATGCATAAGGTTAATTGTCTCAATTGCCCTCCAACTAAATCATATTTACACCATTGCCACTTGGTTAGTTCCTAACCAATTTCCTTCTACTCCAACTAATCTttcttaatgcataattaatccaTAATATTTTCTTAGTATTTCATAATCATGCTTGATTATAatatgggatattacattcttccctccttaaatagaattcgtcctcgaattctttctGATCACCACGGAAACAACGTGTCCAAATCTATACCAACTAGGGGATGAAATGTTCCTTACATTCCTCTTCtgataatctcactactctgtctgagggtcattccataTGAAGAAACATAATATGCCAAAACACCTGCGTCCCACTTTGCATGGTTAGAACATTgactctcaagcaacacgtctatccagatacttcgtcctgacatatctggggaaagatccttccagggtccttgaccttcactgctctgcactgaatctccaGAACTTCAAAAGTCTTAGTGATACACTTATGTCGGATATCCTTCGTTTCATTCTCTGGTGTGTTCACCCTTgttcaacaaacattactgattcactcagctccttgaattacttcccattCGAAGATTACTGCCACAACGTCACTTCTGCGACAACTCTTAaaattattctccactcgagtccatacaatgtcattaggtgatcTCCAAATTCCTTGGTATTAACCTATTCTAAACATTTGTATCTCGTTGTCTTCATTCGACACTAGTCCTTTGTTTGAGCTTTTGATCTGTTTAAAAGAATAGAACTCTCAACTTTATCTATAGCAACTTTTCACTCAGTTTAACGGAGAAgaaactttttttattttgttggatAGTCAATCTCAGCCACACAGGGACGAGTTAGGTTTGTAGTTGTGTGGATAACATTAGAAAATTGAtggaatatattttaaaattaaacaaatattttaaaatattatttagttaattaaataatttgcccacatttaaaaatagtaaatagtGAATTTAGTTATTCCAATCATCTAATACATTTCATGCTTAACAATTAAACCTATAAGTTACTAAAAAAAATGTTAGTGATATGTCTGTAGTTTTAATATAATTAAGGATTAAATTGACGTCTCAATATTTGAAAACTAAGacgattaattttttttaaaacaaagactCAATGCAAATCTCTTTATTCTCATGATATCCTAATTTCATGTAGAgtaatattattttgaaaaatatgaggtatattgatagtgtaaaataacTTTACATTGTCGTTTCATGATGATTGCGTATTTTACTAAATCATAAGTTAGTTAGTGGTATGATATGATTGAATAATAAATTCTTATTAAATGATGATGCAAAATCATTTTACACCGTCACTATACCacctttaatttttattattttttatgttattcaATATAAATCTATAAATATAATGTCCCCACTATTCAATATTTCTTGGTACGTCTCTGCAGCCACACCACACGACTAGATTCTTGATCTGTAATTCAAAAACTTGAACAATGAATAAACCTTATCTACAATATATCTCACACTCCTCAATTAAAACTTCTCCCCCTTTTacaagataaaaacaaaacatatgTAGTAATAGAGTGTCACCTAAAATAACTACCaaacatataaaataatttagagaaaataaagataaaaaatagagatgaaataaaataaaataaattatcaaacaaCGGTAAAACTTTCAATATCGAATGAGATATAATGTTTGGTAGTTAAGATTCaccacaaaaataaaataaatgtaatatatatatgagaatattGTGTTACATCCATAGTAAGACATGTAGATTATGGTGTAAAGAGAATAAATTAGCTAGAAATGAGTTGAACAATTagagataaaaaaaatagaaaattaatcgAATAAAAACACAAGTTTAAGAGAATTTTAACATACCATCCCAAATTTTAAACATGACATCCTTCAATATTTTCAAAATGTCAAAAATGTccctaataaaaaaataacaaaatggctgaacaaaatttttaataatttattcaaaaaaattgattttcattCGAAATTTTCGAAATCATGCATTTCGCACATATTTGCaaacaaaaaatgttttttttatttaatatgaaattcagtaaaaattaaaataaataatttttatttagtagTCTAATGGCGAAAATTTCACTTTTTGACCGATTCTTGCAGTCGGATGAACAATATTAAAAATTCATTCATCAATGCAGCTCCTCAATTTGACCACTAATTGTTATACAAGTCTATGTCTTTGtccaattttattaaataagtcTATGAACAATATCAAAACAGaaatttaaaacttaaaattCTTATTGTTTTGAAAGATAAATGTTTTAACAgtcaagaaaaaattaaaaaatttagaattcttatttttttttctctccaaATATTatagaaaagaatgaaaaagaaaattgaataGTCCAGAAGATTGGTGAATAAATTAGAACAGAAGAAATTTAGGAATTTAGAATTCTTACTGATTCAAATATTAAAGaattttgaaaaatgtttgaCAGTGATAACAACTAAGTAGAATCAAAGACATATTTGAGAACACCTTGCTAATACAAGGACCAATTTGATAATTTATTATAGAGTGCCGCATGCAATATGGACAAACAGCACAACACAAGTAGAAGATTTTATGATATTTTGTCCCAAAATAAATATCATCACAATAAAACTATAGAGAATTTATAAAATCACCTGCAAGGTACAGACATGGTACGGGACAATAACATTATTGCTCTAACGCAatggtcgaagctgctaacaagctATGGAGTTATATACAATGGTTTATCTTAAATGGTCACCATGAAATGAGAAAGGATCGGCTTGTGGAAACCCAACTGTTCTGCTTGAATAAGGTTTTGAAAGTTCACCACCAAATGGCAACTGCGGCGATTTCGGCGACGTAATGTGATAGGAAGGATTGATGGGAAATGAGGGAAACATGGGATTGCTAGAATAGGGTGGGCCTCCTTCGTTCGACGATTTTGGCGATGTAATGTGATAGGACGGATTGATGGGAAATGAGGGATACATGGGTTGGCTAGAATATGGTGGGCCTCCTCCGTTCGAAAAAGGATCAAAAGGGGACTTTTTAGATTCAGATACCGGCCCATTTTCCAAGTATCGGGTCGCATGAGATTGATCAACTCCAGATAAGCTCCTTGCTGCGCCGTAATAGGGGTTGGTGATAAACTGACCATCAGAAGTTCTAGACATGCCTCTGTTATTATGATAAGGGTTTGAACCAAATCCACCAGTTGAATCATGAACACCAAATCTAGAAGTTGCTTCATCAGGAAAATCTGTTGGTAGTCTGAAGAGACCAGAAAATCCAACGGGGATTTCAAATCTACCCTCACTTCTACCGATAAAAGTAGGTGGTTTAATGGCTTTACTACTCTCTACCAGTGGCAGCCTATTAAGCTCCTGTTGTAAGGATGTCCTTGCTTGCTGAAGTGATTCAAGTACCCCGTTGAACTCATGAGATTGTTTGCGAAAAACTAATGCATAGAGgtcatttttgttttttgaagCATCGTCATTTTGGTTCAAACCACCCTGAATAACATTCGGAAAAGATGACTTGGGACCAGGGTGACCACGGCCGTGTGGATCGTGATTGTTTGTCTCAGAAGACTGATGATTATGGTTTATTGAGCTCTCGTTTCGGTTTCTGCTGAGTGGTGAATGTGACTGTTCTTGACCAAGTAAACTGGAGGTGCGGAGAGTTGCGCTATTCTGGTTGTTGTAACCTCTTATGTCATCATGTGATTTCGGCATAACATCTCTGGCCTCAAATTTGAATACTTCAGATGAGTTGACACCTCCCGGCTCTGATTTATACTTTTGAGCATTAGGTGTAACCACTTTAGAAGAGTATGGAATCTGATCCTTGCTTTCCTCTTTATCTTCAGTCATATCCGAGTGATTCCCTGGATCATATGAATCCTGGAAAATTTATGACAAATCAATCTTGAGACTCGGGTAATTCTAAATGGAAGAGGAGTGCAGCAAAGAACCAACTTTAAATAATAAAACCAAGCCAAAACTCCACCAAGGGTCTTTTAACTAAACTTAATTTTCAAACAGGTCCTTTATCTATTTTTCGTGACAAGTTAATCATTTATGTATTAAAATGTCAACAATGTTGGACCAAACTGAAACAATATAATTTAAGATCGTAGGAAAACCCTTGCATTTTGTCAGTCTGTCTAATGAATGGAGCAACTTTTTTTAAGTTAACATCTAACCATATGAAGCCTAAAATTCACATTTCAACATTCCTACCAATGCCATACATGAAACAATCAAACACCAATAGATTTTAAGAAAACGCACATAGAATATGGTAAGTCCAGAAGAAGCATACCGGTGTTGTGCTGTTTTTCTCTCTAAATTTATCTTCCCACTCTCGCTGAGTCTTCTCCATTGCTTCAAACTGGTCAATAAGTTGGGCTTGGTGTTCAAGTGCCTTTTCCATGTTCTCCTCTCTTCCATATTCATCTGCATGATGATTTTTGTTCACTTGGTTCACCTCTGATTCATCCTCTTCAGGAATTTTAGATTCTATTCTCGGGATGTTAGACCCAGCAATTGAAATCTTTGGATATTCTTCGGAAGAGGAAACAAATGCATTTTCGTGGCGGTTATCATTGACAGTCTTATCTTTGGATTCCTCCACCACTGACCTGAGAAAACTCAAACCATATAATTGTTAACTTTATAAGCAATCgggaaaataagtgattaaagagaataatacataaaaaaataaggaaaatgcTAACTTGTGCACATGCTATAGAATTCAATAAAAATACCCTCTTAAAAGCTGTGCATTCAATTGTTCAAAAGTTTAAATATTGTTATATTCACTACAAATTTTCTACTTTTAGTTTCCTATGTGCCCTTAAGACACAAATTAGCAAgactcaataaataaataaatgtaaatTACATTCGGCGGTTACGCATATCTTGGAGTTATAACAGAAAGGACACGATTATAAAAAATTAACGGACTCCATTACAAGCTTAATTCTTGTTAATATTTATCCAGCTTCCTAGTTTTCATCGAACCAATGGTTTTCTGAAAATTTCATTTCCTTAAAGAAATAAATGAAACAGAGTCATCAACATATATACTAAAAAAATTGTCAAACATCTACCAAAACAAATATGCTTAATCAACAGAGGTTTGCCGTGTATGAGAGGTTTCCGCAAACCTCTTTTTCAGTCAGATAATATTGTTTAGTAACAAAAAAAGGGTACAACCGTGATGCTCTGGCCTAATCAATCACCTTTAAAACTGAAATCCTCTTAACATTTCAACTGAAAAAATGTAGATTAATTTAATGCTAATCGTATGAACAGAGGTCCTCCATTCTACAAAAGACTGTGCTATATGACCTATGATATTGTATGGGACAAAATGTTGGACACTAGAGAATCAACAAGCAACTAAGTTTTGTTTGCGCATCTAAGGAGAAAGCATGTCGAAACCCCATTAGGAAAGTAAAGTAAATATGAAGGGTTGCCTAATAATTAGAGGTTGAGGGAAACCTAGAAAAACTATAGACCAGGCCATTAAGAAGGATTTAGAACATTAAGAAGAATATAGATCAAATGGATTGTCTTTGTTGTTAGTTTGGTCATTAGAAAAATGTAAATCAAATGGATTATCTTTGTCGATAATTATAATTTATGACAATATATTAAAATGTCATTTAATCCACTAGTCAACCCTACCAAGAGAGAAAAAGCTTTTGTTGCCATTATTAACTGCCTATAACAAGTCAAACGAAACTAACCTATTGTAAACTTAACAAATATTCAAAGTGGAGTTAGAACAAGTTAGTATTCTGCTCGGATTCGCAGGTCAAGAAATGAGTTTATACACCTAATGCACATAATAAACAAGAGGAAAAAAAATGTTTAGACAGTCACCTGTTTAGTCTATGTCTTATCTTGCGACATGACTTTCCATGGTGATGCTTTGGAGAAGAACTGGCAGATGAAAAACTGTTTTGCCTTCTCATATTAGAACTCTTGTATTTCTCAAGAGATCGGGGAGAATCATGACGTCCTTTCCAAGACAAACTTCTATTGAATACTGGTGAAGAATTCATTCGAGAACCATACATTTCATCTGACCCTGGTCTCCCTTTTAAGCTTGTATATCTGTCACCCTCTTTTGAAGAATCATTACTAACACCAGATTCACAAGGAACGTCAATGTCTGAGCCTGATTCTGATTCCTCAGATGCATCACTTATCCCTTGATCCTCCAAAATGGCAAGAACATCTGCAGTGGCCTTCTCAGCCATCTTTCTCTGAAGTGTCACCGTCCTAAGCTGTTCCTCCAATTCCGCAACctgataaatttttgaaaaattaaagttataaaagatattaaaatttaaaaacaatttcatGAATTAGCAAGCAAACATAAACTTAACATACCTTTTTTTCCAATTCGTCAGTTCTTTGTCTAGCACTCCTTGAGATGGACCTTTCAGAAAGCAACCTTGCTCGCAGGAATTCAATAGTCATTGCATTGGAGTCCTCCATGGGGGAAGTAACCCTAAAGGGCATGTATGTAATTAATATAGCTCAATTGATGATATAGTAGAGAAGGAAAAACGAACCTACTAACGGCAAATCAAGCACGGAACAAAAGCATAAAAATGATAGAAATTATGATAAACATGAAAAGGGAGAGTGAAATTACCTCTGATCTTTGGGATCGAGCACGGGGTTTTGCATGATCATGAAGAAAGTTTCAACTGCAGCGAAACTGAAATCGAGAGTGAAAAAAGGTTTGAGTGTGATTTGAGTGGAAAGAGAGAAAGGGGTTGTTGGGTCAGCTGAGGAAGATTCTTCCTTGAGGACACCATTTAACCCGACGGATCACACCTTCTATATAAATTTCACCTTtctctcctttttttttatttatttataatttttcagTCAAATTTGATGGTTAAAATAAGAAATGTACGGTAAAAAATTAGGAAATACGAGATATGATAGTATCATGTATGGTCTTTGATTCAATGTTTCAAcaaacaataaaatataatactttttgctatttcaaaaaaaaaagaacaataaaatataatgaattaATCATAATTTTATTAGATTTTGTTTCTTAATTTGAGATTTCGTTctagaaaaaaagattttgttctagaaaaAGAAGATTTTGTTTTACTATAGATTGGATTTGAAATCAACAAAacaagattatatatatatatatatatatatatatatatatatatatatatatatatatatatatatatataaggagagatatatttactccaagagtaagtgcaGAAGaattactccaaatcttaaccattgattatggttaatctaacgattttaattaattttgtatatagaaaaatatttcaaaaaataattagattaaatgatcaattaaaatcgttagattaataaaaatcaatggtTCAGATTTGGAGTAACTTTTCTACACTTACTTTTGGACCTGATGACAAGGGTGGGCTCCCAAAAAGGGCTACGACCACATATCGCCCTCCAAGAGATATTGTGTCGCCCTAAGTACCTTCCACTCGCCCAGGTAGAAAAATGTGTGAAAAGACGTTTCTTGGACAGAGAGAAGTCAAGGTCAATAGTTGTCCACGTCTTTCTAGAAAATAGGAATTCAACTGTCCACCATTGACTGAGTGGGTGGTGATCAATCCCAAGAAAAACCTAGGCCCAAAAGCCTCCATAAATACGTCACCCCCTATCAGATGAGGATTGGTCATGATTGACATACTCATACCTAAGCATCATGCTGATATACAGAGTCTTTCATCTCACGTGAATAGGTCCTCTAAAACCACCATAAAAACACCATACGGGACTTCTCGCTTCAACAAGTAAGCCCTAGCCACTCTAAATTGTTATAAACTTACTAAGGTCTATGGGTATCCACTACCCTTGTAGGGATACTATGCACACCAGTACTTTTTAACCAGTACAATGGCGCTTATTGTGGCACCCCGATAAAACTAACATAGACCCCACATCTATAATTTTCATTCCTTCCATCTTCCTTCTGAATATGGCCAATCAAACTCTACGCTCTAATACAAACACCTTAACAATAGGTTTAAAACTAACATAGACCCcacatttataattataatacaaaatatcatataattttaagtttttttaacaatattaaaaaaaattatgaatattattgttgagttaagaaataaataaacacttctattaaaa harbors:
- the LOC131624847 gene encoding uncharacterized protein LOC131624847 codes for the protein MIMQNPVLDPKDQRVTSPMEDSNAMTIEFLRARLLSERSISRSARQRTDELEKKVAELEEQLRTVTLQRKMAEKATADVLAILEDQGISDASEESESGSDIDVPCESGVSNDSSKEGDRYTSLKGRPGSDEMYGSRMNSSPVFNRSLSWKGRHDSPRSLEKYKSSNMRRQNSFSSASSSPKHHHGKSCRKIRHRLNRSVVEESKDKTVNDNRHENAFVSSSEEYPKISIAGSNIPRIESKIPEEDESEVNQVNKNHHADEYGREENMEKALEHQAQLIDQFEAMEKTQREWEDKFREKNSTTPDSYDPGNHSDMTEDKEESKDQIPYSSKVVTPNAQKYKSEPGGVNSSEVFKFEARDVMPKSHDDIRGYNNQNSATLRTSSLLGQEQSHSPLSRNRNESSINHNHQSSETNNHDPHGRGHPGPKSSFPNVIQGGLNQNDDASKNKNDLYALVFRKQSHEFNGVLESLQQARTSLQQELNRLPLVESSKAIKPPTFIGRSEGRFEIPVGFSGLFRLPTDFPDEATSRFGVHDSTGGFGSNPYHNNRGMSRTSDGQFITNPYYGAARSLSGVDQSHATRYLENGPVSESKKSPFDPFSNGGGPPYSSQPMYPSFPINPSYHITSPKSSNEGGPPYSSNPMFPSFPINPSYHITSPKSPQLPFGGELSKPYSSRTVGFPQADPFSFHGDHLR